A single Limanda limanda chromosome 19, fLimLim1.1, whole genome shotgun sequence DNA region contains:
- the srd5a1 gene encoding 3-oxo-5-alpha-steroid 4-dehydrogenase 1, which produces MDALLSRLFSSEEQELHTLDRMAYVLFLMAACTFLTLMFENVPYGRYASSRYGFPVDARFAWFVQELPAFLVPLCLVLWTSSAKTSLLPNQLLIAMYFCHYVQRSLIYPFLIRGGKATPVISFALALVFCFFNGYMQVRYLSHYAEYPAYWVTHPCFITGAVLWLVGYLVNVHSDHILRNLRKPGETGYKIPTGGMFEYVSGANFLGEITEWAGFALAGHSVQSAAFAIFTAVVLSSRAVAHHKWYLAKFEDYPKSRKALIPFLF; this is translated from the exons ATGGACGCGCTCCTCTCCAGACTCTTCTCCtcggaggagcaggagctgcaCACCTTGGACCGGATGGCGTACGTCCTGTTCCTCATGGCCGCCTGCACGTTCCTCACGCTGATGTTCGAGAACGTGCCCTACGGCCGCTACGCCAGCAGCCGCTACGGGTTCCCGGTGGACGCCCGGTTCGCCTGGTTCGTGCAGGAGCTGCCCGCGTTCCTAGTGCCTCTGTGCCTGGTGCTGTGGACATCCTCCGCCAAAACGTCCCTGCTGCCCAACCAGCTGCTCATCGCCATGTATTTCTGCCACTACGTCCAGAG GTCCCTCATTTATCCATTTTTAATCCGAGGAGGTAAAGCGACACCAGTCATCTCATTTGCCCTGGCTTTGGTCTTCTGCTTCTTTAATGGCTACATGCAGGTCAGGTACCTGAGCCATTACGCTGAGTACCCTGCATACTGGGTGACACATCCATGCTTCATCACTG GGGCTGTGCTGTGGTTGGTCGGCTATCTTGTGAATGTGCACTCTGACCACATCCTGAGGAACCTGAGAAAGCCTGGAGAGACTGGTTACAAGATTCCCACAG GCGGGATGTTTGAATATGTATCAGGAGCCAACTTCTTAGGAGAGATAACGGAGTGGGCAGGCTTTGCGCTGGCTGGTCACTCGGTTCAAAGTGCAGCCTTCGCCATCTTTACCGCAGTGGTCCTCTCCAGCAGGGCTGTGGCCCACCACAA atggTACCTAGCTAAGTTTGAGGACTACCCGAAAAGCAGGAAGGCTTTGATTCCATTCCTGTTCTAA